The following are encoded together in the Trichomycterus rosablanca isolate fTriRos1 chromosome 19, fTriRos1.hap1, whole genome shotgun sequence genome:
- the ccn5 gene encoding WNT1-inducible-signaling pathway protein 2, translated as MDVKMQNIHTLLAWTLLMYLCCQVCCQQCSQPCQCPSTASTCPKRIPLVLDGCGCCQICARQKGESCTEILVCDKQRGLECDYSASFPGGPGECVSQEELGCELNGVSYKQGEVFQPSCSTHCKCAGGGVTCVPICPENIRLPSPDCPRPRRVQLPGKCCKEWVCEDMDNSVPQDGHTASSHDQLLPALRSNPSSPGFSCINRSTEWSACSRTCGLGISTRVSNQNPACRLEQQMRLCTIRPCQTFPHQAPVWPRRCKSSYRSPVPTRLAYWGCYSTRFYRPRYCGLCTDGRCCTPYQTHTVTVPFSCPGGRLVHQSVMMISSCVCHYNCPYSSGGTSMMSAY; from the exons ATGGAtgtaaaaatgcaaaacataCACACTTTGCTGGCATGGACACTGCTGATGTACCTGTGCTGCCAG GTATGCTGTCAACAGTGTAGCCAGCCATGCCAGTGCCCCAGCACAGCATCAACGTGCCCCAAAAGAATTCCCCTCGTCCTGGATGGGTGTGGATGCTGCCAGATATGTGCCCGCCAAAAGGGTGAATCCTGTACTGAAATACTTGTATGTGACAAGCAGCGTGGACTGGAATGTGACTATAGTGCCAGCTTCCCTGGCGGTCCAGGAGAGTGTGTCA GTCAGGAGGAGCTGGGCTGTGAGCTGAATGGTGTCTCTTATAAGCAGGGTGAGGTGTTCCAGCCATCCTGTTCCACCCATTGTAAATGTGCAGGTGGAGGGGTGACCTGTGTGCCGATCTGCCCTGAAAACATCCGTCTGCCCAGCCCAGACTGCCCGCGTCCTCGAAGAGTCCAGCTTCCAGGAAAGTGCTGTAAGGAGTGGGTATGTGAGGACATGGACAACAGTGTCCCACAAGATGGACACACAG ctTCCAGCCATGACCAGCTGTTACCCGCACTCCGTAGTAATCCGTCCAGTCCCGGCTTCAGCTGTATAAATCGGAGCACAGAGTGGAGCGCTTGCTCGAGAACCTGTGGACTGGGAATCTCCACAAGAGTGTCCAACCAGAACCCGGCCTGCAGGCTTGAACAGCAGATGAGACTGTGTACAATCCGACCATGCCAAACATTCCCCCATCAGGCTCCAGTG TGGCCAAGAAGATGCAAGTCCAGCTACAGGTCACCAGTACCCACCCGTCTAGCCTACTGGGGGTGCTACAGCACACGATTCTACCGCCCACGTTACTGTGGCCTGTGCACTGATGGCCGCTGTTGCACCCCttaccaaacacacactgttacagtCCCCTTCAGCTGCCCAGGAGGGCGCTTAGTTCACCAATCCGTTATGATGATCAGCTCCTGTGTTTGCCACTACAACTGCCCCTACTCATCAGGTGGAACCTCCATGATGTCTGCTTACTAG